Proteins from a single region of Labedella gwakjiensis:
- a CDS encoding GNAT family N-acetyltransferase, translating to METQSAIVRPVRDVDAEALGRVHATCWHETYDHLVSSATLANLSPRRMAELWTHWMNQGDDFVQYAALVDGEIVGFAGCGPARDDDAPRERELYFIYLLHAYHGTGIGQQLFDAAVGADPVYLWVAEDNPRAHGFYRRNGFVADGAAHDEPFLGETIHEVRLTR from the coding sequence ATGGAGACACAATCCGCCATCGTGAGGCCCGTGCGCGACGTCGATGCCGAGGCCCTCGGCCGCGTCCACGCCACCTGCTGGCACGAGACGTACGACCACCTCGTGAGCTCGGCGACGCTCGCGAACCTCTCGCCGCGACGGATGGCGGAGCTCTGGACGCACTGGATGAACCAGGGCGACGACTTCGTCCAGTACGCCGCGCTCGTCGACGGTGAGATCGTCGGTTTCGCCGGTTGCGGCCCCGCGCGCGACGACGACGCCCCGCGCGAGCGCGAGCTGTACTTCATCTACCTGCTGCACGCCTACCACGGCACGGGCATCGGGCAGCAGCTGTTCGACGCGGCGGTCGGAGCCGATCCGGTGTATCTCTGGGTGGCGGAAGACAACCCCCGGGCGCACGGGTTCTACCGTCGCAACGGCTTCGTCGCCGATGGCGCGGCCCACGACGAACCGTTCCTCGGCGAGACGATCCACGAGGTCCGCCTCACCCGCTGA